The genomic segment catttgaaaagttgaaAAATGCAAAAGGATGCCGGGAGCTTTGATAAGACTATACCGGTGACTGAAATAACATTGCCATTTCAACTGATTATCTAAAGATATAACTgtcaaatcatatatatattcgATTTACACTAACTTTCCACTTTGCGGATAACTCCTGTGATGCTTAAAATGACACCAAACTAATGAAAGTATCGGTCAAGAATCAGCATTTGCCAGGTCACAAGAAAAACATGAGAATCAATCTACTTCTTGAAATAAATTCAGGCAGGTGCACATGATACAACAATATGATACAGTTAGAtatgcatataaaatataataaaaatctatAGAGACTTCCATCTACAATAACAACCGAAATTTCTGCATTTACTTGGGAAATCCTATTGTATTATCATCAGTTGTCTGCAAAGCTTGTTTCTGCAGCGGACGGCTTTCAATCTACATCAGCAGTAAAAAAGAAAATTGTAACGGGACCATAGACAATAAATACCAGGATATATCCTTAACAAGAGTCGGTACAAGATATACTCACCTTGGTAAGGTTGATATCCCTCATAGCAAACACGGCAAGTGCTTTGAAAAGCATACCTGGACCTTCCTCAAGAGAGAAgactatactcgtctgataaaTGATTGATATTGATAAATGACTTACCAGATGCACGGGGACTGGGGTGAAAATGTTGGGAAAATTACTCTTCCAAAGAAAATAGAATTAAAATTGAGTAATGAATTTACTTAGCAGCCACCAACAGTTGTACACCTAAGGAACACTAACCTTGAAAGGTTTATCCGTGCCTGGTATAATAGGTTCCCTAGCCAGCATAAGGAATCGAGTGACATTGTCAGAATCATCCTGAAAGTAAAAACAGGACgtgataatatatataatttgtaaaTAATGTTATGGCTTATGAGAACATATAAAAGTGATTGTATAAACCTAAATTAACTAATACACGAACCTGTATGTCTTGAGCGAGTACATTCAAACCATAGATCTGAGCAGCAGTCATGCTAGCAACTGCCCCGGCATCCTTGAGTTTATGGAAAGCAATGTACTGAATATTCAAAAAGAGATTATATATAAGACCAGTTATTAAAACTGAATGAGATGTACAGTTCTTGAATTCAGTCTCGCTGACACCTAAAATAACAGCCCGGAATTCAATAGATTGGCTTCGAATACCTGGATGAATCCTGTGTTTAAAACAAAGATTTTGGAGTGGAAAAcactaaagaaaatattttcattcattcagttgaaaaaataaataaatagtttgTGTTTATGTGAATACATTGAGAGTTATTAGGTGTTTACTTTTTTATCTTATGTGTTATCATTTTGATCCGTTGGTATTTCTGCTTATTTTGCCAAAACCAAAAATCTGGTGACATCTGGTTTTCAATGCTATTTCTCTCATTCTGTAGAAAATCCATGAAAAGCAAAAAACTCTAACATGAGTGTTGGTAGAAGAAATATTGCATATAGTATATTTGATTCTATACAAGTTCCATTACCTTAGCTGCACCAGCAGTGTCATCCACAGCTTCTCTCACCAGTCCTAACTTAGTTAACGTGTTCTCACACTGTGCAAGTGCCTGAACCGCAAAGGTTACCTTGTGGATTGCATGCCTAAAGTGGAAAACAGTAATGGTTTTATTCAGAGTGAGGTACCTGTGGATGGCTAAGAACCCTCTTTAAATCTTCAACCGCGACACCATGATTTGCTAGCAAGCAATGCCTGACTGCAAGTTTCACTTCTCCGACAATATGCAATCTATGTCGAAGAAGAAGGTCATAGTTCCTGTGAATGCTACCACCCAAAGAATTTTCTATCGGCAATACCGCTCTATCAACGAGCCACCTTTCAACAGCCTGTAACATATTGGCCcagatgaaaaaaaaaaagaaagaaacagtGATGAACCACgtcttcttcatatatatctACTCAAGACAATTTTACTTAGTAAATTTACTTTGAAAATGATCATGTAAGTGAAAAGGACTCCCACCAGTTCAACGGATCAACTTTTTGACCCTTTTCAACTTAATAACAAATTATACCGCTAAATGTATGATCTATGTCAAAAATTTCAAAGGGTGCCCACAAATGATTTTGTATTACCAAACTAACATATCCCCCAAAAACCACCCTCACTTTCTATCTGTGACCATGTAACACTGCCGAAGAATTATGTTTTAGATGGCAGCCTTCCATGAACACCACCAAAATTGAAAAAATGCCGAAGGGGAACCGCCGAGACAACAGCCATTTGCTGAATAATTCAACTAATACATGAATGATTCACACGCATCATAAAATACACCAAAATGCAACATATTTCTCACCTGAAAAGCAGTGTCAAATTGTTCGCAGGGAACTGCTTCACAATTTGGATATGCCTTCTCTGCTGCAGACTCGCTATATGCACCTCTAACCCCCTGTCACAttaaaattcatttaatttaaaatacatgaatGGTGGAAAATGAAGGGGACGCATCAATAAAATCAAGATGCGACTACAAAAACACATCGAACGAGCAAGGATCGATGATGAGCGCGAGGGAACAGTAGTCATATGGCGGTGACACTTAAATTCCTAGAAAAATTGCacaaaaaacaattaaaatgttttcagatttggcaATAGGCCTCCCTTCCCCTGCACATTCATGTAAGTACGTGCTCCAGTGCAGAAGAATTAAAACCGCAATCTTTCCTaataaacaaaaagaaaaacctGATAAGCAACACGGAGACGAGACCCTTCGGTTGCCACATTAGTCAATTGCGCGGACGTCAGAGGCCCTAAAATCCAAGAATTTCACAAATTTCATGAGATAATCCCATCAAgcaaaacaaaaacaaacaaaaaaaaaatcaaacaagtTATACGCGGAAGCAAGGGAAGAGAATCTTTGGAATTAAATTCAAACGGGACGTCTTCAATGAGCTTTTGCAGCTCAATTGCTCCGTTTTTCTGATTACTTTCGTCACCGATGCTGCATGCTTGATGGCAGATTCTACGACGCCATCTAGGGAGACGAACGGAGATAGAAGGAGCCTGACAAGGGTTTCGGTTTTTGAATTGGAGAGGGTTGACAAGGGATCGGGACGCGGTGGCCGCCATCAAACTGAGATTTGAAGGTAACGAAGACGTGATGTGTTCCGATATTTATTTACATTAAATTCGAATCAAATTTCAAAGAAGTTTCCAAGTTCACATTCCGAAATTCTGGGTAAGTTGGTTAGGAAATTATAcccttcctttttttttttatggtaACGCTTGTAATTTTATTCAGAAAGCAATAAGTCTGTTACAAGATTCATCAACTAAAATGGAAAAACCCCATTTTTCCAAACAAAAAGAGTAGGGAAAGAAAGCGAAAAAAATACAAGTGAATGCGCAACCCGATTCACCGATCTGTCAATCTGTCTAAGATCGATATCAGTGCAGCTGTCCAATGAGTTCctaataatttaatcaaataatattaaataattaacataaaattatttttaatttaaaaggtACGACGACAGTTTTATTATAAGGCATTTTAGAAAGCGAAGACATCTGAAAAGAAAGCTCATAAATTGGTACTTGCCTTATATGATGTACCAAGAAattttttatcatgaattttaTATTGCTAAATCTCATAAGAATTTCATACCTTCAATTTAGAAGGTCAGTTTCAATTAATacgaaattatttttaatttagaagATATGCCGactatttttataaaaatttaatcaacTATAAgtaatattattgatattttccAATCATTCATCCTCAAATTAAAGCCAAGATCAAATAATTTCTGAAAATAAGTTAATTCATATATATGGAGCATATACATGATTCATTTGTCATTACTAAATATGTAACTAATTAACCAACCAAATACATCATCCAATGACCAACTTCGAAAATCAGCTAGATACATCATTCATTGACAAACTCATCAATATAAAGTAAAATCAATACATCATCCACTGACGAACAACATATCATTGactaatattaataaaatacattttcAATTCACTTCGAATCACAATATAATAAATCTCACATATTCGGATATAATAAAATCACTCTCTGATAATTCATCAAATTTCTCATTTCATGGATTTCAAAAAATTTGTTTACATgtgaataaattttatatttacatTGAAAATGAATGCACATGGATGACAAAAATTTATAGAAATATAGTAAATGTTTTTAAATCATATCTTATTGTTAACATAACATCTATCCTTTGTTCAACTTATCTGTACTTTCTtcattatataattttaaaacaagCATTGCAACTTTTAGGCAAAATACACAAACGTTTGCATTTGTTCAGTCATACAAAAAACGTACGTACAATAGCCCCTGCACTTTCCAACTAAACTTGATGGAACTTAAAAAATATCGTATTAATATTCTGAAGAAATCCACACCTCCACCTCTGCCATCTATATGGCTTCAGGGATATCGATAAGAATAGTATTTTTATTCACTCGATACATGAAATTTGTGT from the Primulina tabacum isolate GXHZ01 chromosome 8, ASM2559414v2, whole genome shotgun sequence genome contains:
- the LOC142553482 gene encoding arogenate dehydratase 2-like; the encoded protein is MAATASRSLVNPLQFKNRNPCQAPSISVRLPRWRRRICHQACSIGDESNQKNGAIELQKLIEDVPFEFNSKDSLPLLPRPLTSAQLTNVATEGSRLRVAYQGVRGAYSESAAEKAYPNCEAVPCEQFDTAFQAVERWLVDRAVLPIENSLGGSIHRNYDLLLRHRLHIVGEVKLAVRHCLLANHGVAVEDLKRVLSHPQALAQCENTLTKLGLVREAVDDTAGAAKYIAFHKLKDAGAVASMTAAQIYGLNVLAQDIQDDSDNVTRFLMLAREPIIPGTDKPFKTSIVFSLEEGPGMLFKALAVFAMRDINLTKIESRPLQKQALQTTDDNTIGFPKYFPYLFYIDFEASMADNQAQNALGHLKEFATFLRVLGSYPADN